Proteins encoded within one genomic window of Rhododendron vialii isolate Sample 1 chromosome 1a, ASM3025357v1:
- the LOC131334194 gene encoding protein TRAUCO-like, with product MSRYSLRNGDIGIADLTLTATNDATTTNDITISASTPDTETEALIHVKEEPTPSDEDLSNDEKDLTDSPNFTKVSEDEDEGPPLKKQKQLSSLSTNGEETPSQPSMKRMKSTTTTAVKKSKKKNPNSIWTKRTSRRGKKKGKNNHNLNHNNHNAAQAEDTVLITPIQRFPDKTDDTPDATICLSRVYKAEKVELSDDRLSAGSTKGYRMVRATRGVTEGAWYFEVRVVKLGETGHTRLGWSNEKGDLQAPVGYDGNSFGYRDVDGSKVHKAVREKYGDEGYVEGDVIGFYVSLPEGSLYAPKPPHFVWYKGQRYVCAPDGKQDPPKVVPRSEISFFKNGICQGVAFQDLYGGRYYPAASMYTLPNQPNCVVKFNFGPDFEFFPEDFGECPVPRPMIEVPYHGFDGKVENGKSWLSIRMCTTLKVVKEQDTEVMERMDL from the exons ATGAGCAGGTACAGCCTCCGTAACGGCGACATTGGCATCGCCGACCTAACCCTAACCGCCACCAATgacgccaccaccaccaatgaCATCACCATCTCCGCTTCAACTCCCGATACGGAAACCGAAGCCCTCATCCACGTGAAAGAGGAACCCACTCCATCAGACGAAGATCTCTCCAATGACGAAAAAGACCTCACAGATTCCCCAAATTTCACCAAAGTCTCTGAAGACGAAGACGAAGGCCCTCCTCTCAAGAAGCAGAAACAGCTCTCGTCTTTGTCAACAAACGGTGAAGAAACACCATCACAACCGTCTATGAAAAGGATGAAaagcaccaccaccacagcAGTGAAGaaatcgaagaagaagaaccccAACAGCATCTGGACCAAACGGACTTCGCGAAGAGGtaaaaagaaaggtaaaaaCAATCACAACCTTAACCACAATAACCACAATGCTGCACAAGCAGAGGACACTGTTTTAATCACTCCTATACAGAGATTCCCTGATAAGACTGATGACACCCCGGACGCGACCATCTGTCTGTCTAGGGTTTACAAAGCCGAAAAAGTTGAATTGAGTGATGACAGGTTGAGTGCCGGTAGTACAAAGGGGTACAGAATGGTTAGAGCCACTAGAGGGGTAACGGAGGGTGCTTGGTATTTCGAGGTCAGGGTTGTGAAGTTGGGGGAAACGGGGCATACGAGGCTCGGGTGGTCAAACGAGAAAGGGGATTTGCAGGCGCCGGTTGGGTACGATGGGAATAGCTTTGGGTATAGGGATGTGGATGGGAGTAAGGTGCACAAGGCTGTGAGAGAGAAGTACGGGGATGAAGGGTATGTGGAAGGGGATGTTATTGGGTTTTATGTTAGTTTGCCTGAGGGAAGCTTGTATGCACCAAAGCCGCCCCATTTTGTTTGGTATAAGGGGCAGCGGTACGTTTGCGCGCCGGATGGGAAGCAAGATCCTCCTAAAGTAGTACCAA GAAGTGAAATATCTTTCTTCAAAAATGGGATTTGCCAAGGTGTTGCTTTTCAGGATCTTTACGGTGGACGATACTACCCAGCGGCTTCCATGTATACTCTTCCCAATCAACCAAATTGCGTTGTCAAGTTCAACTTCGGCCCTGATTTTGAATTCTTTCCAGAAGACTTTGGTGAATGCCCTGTTCCAAGACCCATGATTGAAGTTCCTTATCATGGCTTTGACGGCAAGGTTGAGAATG GTAAATCATGGCTTTCCATCAGAATGTGCACAACCTTGAAAGTGGTGAAAGAGCAGGACACTGAAGTTATGGAACGCATGGACCTTTAG